One region of Verrucomicrobiales bacterium genomic DNA includes:
- a CDS encoding glucose 1-dehydrogenase, whose product MSKHMRAVGVVPSRKEVRMIEHPAPAITQSNQVKIRTLDVGICGTDREICTFVYGAPPTGSDYLVLGHEALGQVLEVGSNVSRFKVGDYVVPSVRRPCPAPSCVPCRESRQDFCSTWTFTERGINQYHGYMTECFVDEDRYLTYVPSELRDIAVLVEPLTVAEKGLAQVWKTQQRLPWNKAATHEPRGTGLNAVVLGAGPVGILGAMALVVNGFKTYVYSRSKKPNSKADLVESFGAEYISSEQMSVDDLAKHVGSIDLIYEAVGVPGITFDVMRVLGINGVYVMTGIPAPKAPISVAASEIMRNIVLKNQAIVGTVNADGDAFASAIRDLGTFNQRWPKAVRQLISSRNKLENFQELLVGKATGIKNVISFD is encoded by the coding sequence ATGAGCAAGCATATGCGCGCCGTCGGCGTGGTCCCCAGTCGCAAAGAAGTGCGAATGATCGAGCATCCGGCTCCGGCGATCACCCAGTCAAACCAGGTCAAGATCCGCACCCTCGATGTCGGGATCTGCGGCACGGACCGGGAGATCTGTACCTTCGTGTATGGCGCCCCGCCCACCGGCTCCGACTATTTGGTTCTGGGGCACGAAGCGCTCGGGCAGGTGCTGGAGGTCGGCAGCAATGTCAGCCGGTTTAAGGTCGGTGACTATGTGGTTCCTAGCGTCCGACGTCCCTGCCCGGCTCCCAGTTGCGTTCCCTGCCGCGAAAGCCGACAGGATTTCTGCAGCACCTGGACCTTCACCGAACGCGGCATCAATCAGTATCATGGTTACATGACGGAGTGCTTCGTCGACGAAGACCGTTACCTGACCTACGTGCCGAGCGAGCTTCGCGACATTGCGGTCTTGGTCGAACCCCTGACCGTCGCCGAAAAGGGACTCGCCCAAGTCTGGAAGACCCAGCAGCGCCTGCCTTGGAACAAGGCTGCCACCCACGAACCCCGCGGCACCGGACTGAACGCGGTCGTCCTTGGCGCCGGTCCCGTCGGCATCCTCGGAGCCATGGCACTGGTCGTCAACGGCTTCAAGACCTACGTCTATTCACGCTCCAAGAAACCGAACAGCAAGGCCGATCTGGTGGAGTCCTTCGGTGCCGAGTACATCTCCTCCGAACAGATGAGCGTCGATGACCTGGCCAAGCACGTGGGCAGCATCGATCTGATCTACGAGGCGGTGGGCGTTCCGGGAATCACTTTCGATGTCATGCGCGTGCTGGGGATCAACGGGGTTTATGTCATGACCGGCATCCCTGCTCCGAAAGCCCCCATCTCGGTGGCCGCCAGCGAAATCATGCGGAATATCGTGCTGAAGAACCAAGCGATCGTCGGCACCGTCAATGCCGACGGGGATGCGTTCGCCTCCGCGATCCGCGACCTGGGAACCTTCAACCAACGGTGGCCCAAGGCGGTCCGCCAACTGATCTCGTCCCGCAACAAGCTGGAAAACTTTCAGGAACTGCTGGTCGGCAAGGCCACCGGCATCAAGAACGTCATCTCGTTCGACTGA
- a CDS encoding DUF2752 domain-containing protein — protein sequence MLEEPSTTQYSAQDLRPPPLPHLQEPEATSKPSFSLPRTIVLLGIVGCGVAGLHFFPPGQGGFYPPCLFHRATGLDCPGCGATRAAYSLLHGNIGVAWHQNALLVLLAPAGLIGGGVAAWRWTHRRPMPSLPGQPWTIYMLLAAMAIFGIARNMR from the coding sequence ATGCTGGAAGAGCCTTCGACCACACAATACTCAGCGCAAGACCTGCGACCGCCTCCCCTTCCGCATCTCCAGGAACCAGAGGCCACCTCAAAACCAAGCTTCTCGCTGCCCCGCACGATCGTTTTGCTGGGAATCGTTGGATGTGGGGTAGCCGGGCTGCACTTTTTTCCTCCAGGCCAGGGGGGATTCTATCCGCCGTGCCTGTTTCATCGAGCGACCGGACTCGACTGCCCGGGCTGCGGGGCCACACGCGCGGCTTATTCTCTCCTGCATGGAAACATCGGGGTGGCTTGGCACCAAAATGCTCTCCTGGTGCTGCTCGCCCCCGCGGGGCTGATCGGGGGTGGAGTCGCCGCCTGGAGATGGACTCATCGGCGACCGATGCCGTCACTTCCGGGCCAGCCCTGGACGATCTATATGCTCCTGGCAGCCATGGCCATCTTTGGCATCGCACGAAATATGCGCTAA
- the trpD gene encoding anthranilate phosphoribosyltransferase, whose translation MLTKLIEQLIAKQSLSASEIKGAVKCLVDPEVAVEGKAEFLTRLAEKGETVDEIAAFAAELRSLSICPELDAATRAREIVDVCGTGGDRLNTFNISTTVALVTAAAGLVVAKHGNRAVTGTCGSADVLEALGVRIDLSPAEAAQWLRDHGFAFFFAPHFHPAFKQIGPARKLCAEKGQRTLFNFMGPLLNPARPTAQLVGVARPHLCELLGKVLQSLGIRRGMVVCGQVGEFHLDELSTLGSNTIAEFYQDRGFANSTLDPMAFPLQPSSLAQLAGGDKAANAEIVRQLLNGADRGPKRDAVQLNAAAALFVANACKSVAEGWDRIGDVIDSGAASRKLDELVQASRG comes from the coding sequence ATGCTCACGAAGCTGATCGAGCAACTCATCGCGAAACAATCTCTCTCCGCCTCCGAGATCAAAGGGGCGGTGAAATGCCTGGTCGACCCGGAAGTGGCCGTCGAAGGCAAGGCAGAGTTCCTCACCCGGCTGGCCGAGAAGGGGGAGACGGTCGACGAGATTGCCGCGTTCGCTGCCGAGCTTCGTTCCCTCTCCATCTGCCCAGAGTTGGATGCCGCGACTCGCGCACGCGAAATTGTCGATGTGTGTGGCACGGGAGGGGATCGGCTGAACACGTTCAACATTTCCACCACGGTGGCCCTGGTCACCGCCGCCGCGGGATTGGTCGTCGCCAAACATGGCAACCGCGCCGTCACCGGCACCTGCGGAAGCGCCGATGTGCTGGAGGCCCTCGGCGTGCGCATCGACCTCTCCCCAGCCGAGGCCGCCCAGTGGCTGCGCGACCACGGCTTCGCCTTCTTCTTCGCACCCCATTTCCACCCCGCGTTCAAACAAATCGGGCCTGCTCGCAAGCTCTGCGCTGAAAAGGGGCAACGGACCTTGTTCAATTTCATGGGACCGCTGCTCAACCCCGCCCGGCCGACAGCGCAGCTGGTGGGAGTCGCTCGCCCGCATCTGTGCGAGCTCCTGGGCAAGGTGCTTCAAAGCCTGGGAATTCGCCGCGGGATGGTGGTCTGCGGTCAGGTAGGCGAGTTTCACCTGGATGAGCTTTCCACCCTGGGAAGCAACACGATCGCCGAGTTCTATCAAGATCGCGGCTTCGCCAATTCCACGCTCGATCCGATGGCCTTCCCGCTTCAGCCCTCTTCCCTGGCTCAACTCGCCGGCGGGGACAAGGCCGCGAACGCCGAGATCGTGCGGCAGCTCCTCAACGGAGCCGACCGAGGGCCCAAACGCGATGCCGTTCAACTCAATGCGGCGGCCGCACTGTTCGTGGCCAACGCCTGCAAGTCGGTCGCGGAGGGCTGGGACCGCATCGGGGACGTGATCGATTCCGGCGCCGCGAGTCGGAAGCTCGACGAACTGGTCCAGGCGTCGCGCGGATAG